GACGACTTGCAGGTGGTCGACCTGCCCGGTCTCGGTCTGAGTTCGGGCGATGTCTCCAACTGGACCCGCTGGCTTGAGGACTTGCTGGCACATCGTCCGAGCGTCCATCTCATCGGTCATTCGATCGGCGCCGCGTACGCGCTCGAGTACGCCGCCAATCACCCGGACAAGCTCAGCCGACTCACCTTGGTAGCACCGGCGTTCTTGCAGCCACGCGCCGGAGCACTCGCGCGTTCCCGCCTCGTGGCGACCCTCTGGCTCCGCCGCACCAGCCCCGAATCCCTTGCAGCACGCCTGTTGGGCGACAAGGACCTGGCTCCCAAACTCACGTCATCCGTCCAGGACCTGCGCCGCCCCACGACCGCGCGCCGAATCGCCAACCTCCTCCACCACGGCGCCAACCCAACCCGCCGCGCCGCACTGGCCCAAACCCTCGCCACCTATCCCGGCCGAGTCCACCTAATCACCGGCGAACAAGACCCCCTAACCCCCGCAGCCACCGCCGCCTTCCAAAACACCCTCACCACCATCCCGAACGCCGGCCACTACCCCCAACTCACCCACCCCACCGAGCTCCTCCGCCACCTGACCTCAGCAACCGCAGCGCTCTGACGTCAGCTGGTTGTAGCGAAGGTGGTGGGTGGGACGGTGGGGTCGGCCAGCAGGGTGGGGTCGACTGGGTGGTGGCTGCGGATCAGGTCCTCGATTGGTTCGAGGCCGGATTCCCAGAGGTTTACGTGGAGGCCGGCGACCACCTTGTCATCGGTCAGCCAGAAGGCCTGGAAGGACTCGGCTGAGATGTCGCCTCGGATGACGACGCGGTCGTAGCCCTCCGGGCCGATGCGGCCGGTGAACTCCATTTCGGCCTCGTACTGTTCGGTGCTGAAGTACGGCAGCCGGTCGTACCCGACGTGCCGGCCAAGCATGGACTGGGCGACGACCGGGGCGCAGTGCAGGGCGTTCGACCAGTGTTCGGTCCGCAGATGCCGTTGGTAGAAAGGGCTGTACGAACTCGCGACCTCGCCGATGGCGTAGATGTCCGGGTCCTCCGTACGCAGCGCCTCGTCGACCAGCACGCCGTCGTCGCACGCCAGGCCGGCGCGTTGGGCCAGCTCGACGTTGGGTACGGCGCGCGCCGCCACGATCACCGCATCCGCCGCGAACTCACCGCCGTCGTCGGTCAGTACGCTGCTCACCTCGGACGTTCCGCCGAAGCCGCGTACGGTCCGGCCGAGTTGTAAATCGACGCCGTGGCGAGAGTGCAGGCCCGCGAAGTACGCGCCCATTTCGGTGCCCAGGGCATCGTCCAGCAAGGTCCGGCGGGAGTCGACGATCGTGACGTCACAGCCGTACTCACGCGCCGCGGCCGCGGTTTCCAGGCCGGTCCAGCCGGCGCCGACGACGACGATCCGGCCGCCGTCGAGGATGGTCTCCCGCAGCCGATCGGAATCCGCCGCCCAGCGCAGGTCGTGCACGCCGTCCAGGTCCGCCCCGGGCAGGCCGACCCGCCGCGGCGACGCGCCGGTCGCCAGCAGCAGCTTGG
The genomic region above belongs to Kribbella solani and contains:
- a CDS encoding NAD(P)/FAD-dependent oxidoreductase; protein product: MRATYVIAGAGLPGARAAQALREHGFAGRIVLIGDETTGPYERPALSNGYLLGKDERTKVFVHERRWHVAREVELRLGERVVSIDRAAHEVELSTGERIAYTKLLLATGASPRRVGLPGADLDGVHDLRWAADSDRLRETILDGGRIVVVGAGWTGLETAAAAREYGCDVTIVDSRRTLLDDALGTEMGAYFAGLHSRHGVDLQLGRTVRGFGGTSEVSSVLTDDGGEFAADAVIVAARAVPNVELAQRAGLACDDGVLVDEALRTEDPDIYAIGEVASSYSPFYQRHLRTEHWSNALHCAPVVAQSMLGRHVGYDRLPYFSTEQYEAEMEFTGRIGPEGYDRVVIRGDISAESFQAFWLTDDKVVAGLHVNLWESGLEPIEDLIRSHHPVDPTLLADPTVPPTTFATTS